TAACAGAATCTATGAATTTATGTTATCAAAGAGAAGAAAATTTAAAAAAAGAAATTAAAATAATGAAAAAGTTCAAAAAAGGGTTATTGCAGAAAATGTTTATTTAATATAAAATTACATTTTTCATGTTTCTTCTAAAATTTAATACTTGAAAATTAAATTTAAAAAAAAATATTTTAAAAGTTATGAGAATTTAAAAATCTTAAAAAATAAATATAGAAATTTAATTAATAATCAAATTTCTCATGGAATTTTTCTATTTTATTTTTAACTTCTTTAACTTTATTTCTTCTTTCTTTAAATTTAAGTTTATGATTAAATGATTTTTTAAGTTCATCTTCATCAAGTTTACCAGAATATTCATAATAATCAAAAACTTGACGAGCAAGTTTTTCATTTAAATCTTCTTTAGAGATAATATTTGCAATAGCATTTTCTCTTTCTTTTGACATGAATCCATCAAATACTTCATTAAAAGATAAATCTTTATCATTAATATTTCCTAATTCCTCATCAATAAATTTCTCAATTAAACTGATTTTACTTCTTAAATGTTCAGTTTCTTGCATAATATTTAATATACGTTTTTTATCATGTTCAAAACTTGAATCTTTAGGATTCATTGTTTTAAGAATATTAAGAATATAATCTACATTGATTTTATCATTTCTAAGTAATTCAAGTTCAAAGTCAATATCATCAAGAACAGATACTTTATCTTTATCTTTATCAGGAGTTTTAAGTTGATCATGAATATCAAAGTAAACACTTTTATAATCTGAGAAATCTTGTTCAGTCATTTTAATATCATCAAATGAAAATTCTGAGAAGGTATTCATCTTATTTAATATTCTTGAAAGTTCTCTGAAAATTAATACAAATTGTTCTTTATCTTTCTCACTTTCTAAATTAACTGCATCATTTACTGATTTAACAAGTGAATAAAACTTATTAGCTTCTTTATTAAATTTTTCTACAAAGAAATCATATGGCGGTAAAATAATATCCTCAGATGCATTAGAATCAGAAAATAATCTAATTGCTTTATCAGTGTTTTCTTTAAGATTTCTAAAACAAACAATATTACCATGAGATTTACGCATATTATATATCCTATTTGTTCTAGAGAATGCTTGTAATAAACCATGATATTGAAGATTTTTATCTACATACAATGTAT
This Methanobrevibacter wolinii SH DNA region includes the following protein-coding sequences:
- a CDS encoding restriction endonuclease subunit S; the protein is MKEGGTRYALGFSKFKKLKIEVPSFKTQCKITESMNLCYQREENLKKEIKIMKKFKKGLLQKMFI